The DNA window TTCTGGCCTTCGTGCTGGGGAATCGCCAGGACAACCTCCTGCCATCGGATTTTAAAGTGGAAGGCAAAGGTGAGAGCAGCAGGCTAGGGTGGGGGGAGGTGAaccttttggaaaacaaagctgaaaaacacaCCTGCACCTTCATTATGAGCATTATTAGAACCATGACCCACTaacagtgattatttttgttttacagaggAGGGCAGTGAATGACAGCACTGATCATTGTGTGAGTGCTACAGCGATTCTGACGTTTCTTGCACATGCAACGCCACCAGCATAACTGCAGGATTACTGGTGCTGTATTCAGATGGGGTTTGTTTGGGGCCGAATGGGAAACAGGCTTTGGTGTGCCTCCATCAGGGAGAATGTAAATCCTTGCCAGGCGACAGCATAAAATGCGATGCTGTGCTCTACTCGGCAACAGCAACcgctctccttctctcccagggCTGCCTGGAGTTCTTAGCTCACTTCAGGAGATGCGGTCCTTTCCTTTTGAGTGGCTTTTCCTACATGTACCATCACCTCTGGACTTTCTACAGCTTTCAGCTCTCATGGAATTTGTGTGATGGGAAGAGACTCACAGGACATCAGCTtttgttggtttgctttttgtttgttttgagtcCATAGGGGGAGGTCTGGGGCCACGATTTGCTGTCTCTTGGGGTTTGTACATCTTTTGAGGAAATgacttctgaattaaaatatgGCCTTTTAGATTGTGTGCCGTCTCCTTGAGGTCAGGGGAAACCCTGCACCACGGCCAAGGCTGTCCGAGTCACCTCCCGCGCCTCTCGCAAAAACGCGAGAACAAAGCGGCCCTCGTAGGGCACTTAACGCAGCCCTTGTGAGGGCATCGCGCACCGCTGCAGCACCGCCGTTGTGAGGCAGGTGGCGCCACGCACCGCTGCTCAGCAGTTCCGAGCTGCCTCTGTTGACTCCGCGCTGTGGAAGGCAGTAGAGGTGGCAGAAAGACACGTCAGAATAGCAGCCTCTCCCACTATCCAACAATTCTTCCccccttaaaaaaaatggaTCATAGTATGGACAAAATGTTTTAGCAACGCCCAACCCAGTGAGTCTCAGTCGAGAGAACTGGAACTATGCACCTGCGTGCACCTAAAGAGCCTGGAGCTGAGAAAACAGACCTGCAGACGGAATACAGGGAGACTACGGCTGAGTAATTAAATAGTCTGTTTATTGTAGagctttcacaaagaaagaCAACGAAGCACCCAagtagaaagaataaaaatgtattttccttcaggTTTTAGACTGACACAGCAAGTACAAATCCTTTGTGAGCACTTTATGGCAATTTGGGGACTTCACAAACCCAAGTGAATGAGCACATGGAACAAGGCTGAACCCcgacagctgctgctgcagtctcCAACTCACACTTTGGCTCCATCCTCAGCAACCAAGGTAAAAAAGTGTCCTCCTGCAGGTGTGGGAGGGGGAACTGcggcaggaaggaaaggagctCTTGATGTGCAAAGCTTTTCCAGGAAAAGTTCCTGCACCAGCCGGGCTGAAGCACAACAGGGTGGGATGAGCTGTCAAGACAAGAGAAATCATTCGCCCTGCCAATATATCTTCACAGTCTGTAGGTGGTGGGTGTTTTGGAATCCAATCTTGACTGCGGTCCTTCTGTAACAGACATGGAAGTGATACGCAGCTGGAAAAGCTCCGAATAGAAGGGAAAGAGAGGTCAAATCAGCAGTTTAAACCCATTTGGTGCGTTACCTTCATTAATTTTAGATTATATGCATAGACAATCCGACCTACCCCTAAAAGAACATGCAGCATGATCTGTGTTAATTAACCCAGTCAGGCACTAGACTGGAGCAACTCTTTAAGTGGATTAAATGACAGAGGTTTATGAATGAACAACTATAATGAACCAGGATTTTCAACACACAAAGTGACAGAAACAGCCTTCTTGACAGCTTCGGCAACGCAACAGTCTCAGATCTGCGTGGCCTCCAGTGAGTTCCTAGAGGAACTTCAGCGCTCTGAGAGCAACCACGAATCCATAGCCCCATTTGGTCCAGGGAGAAGACGTGTCTCTGAAGCCTCAACACTGCCAGCTCTTACTTCAGAGTTGGATGCACTGACTCTGCAGCAGGATGGGAAGCCTTAAAGAAGTCATCATAAAACTATTATACGCCACAGTGATttagatttaattaaaattaattcatttactTATCACATCCAACCCCCTCTGAGAAGTTAATACAGAAATCTCACAGAGCATTATGATTTGGGGTAACTCTACAAGCAACTAAACCAGTATCTACAGAGGAAAGTCCATCAGCTCTCTTCCAGCCCTCCTTGTGCTAATGtcccagaaaagaaaaggcaatcCCAATCTGGGAAGTTATTCCTAAAGGCCATCAcctgaaagaaatttaaaaaaataagaatatcaGGCTTTCAAGTGTTGAGTTTTGAAGTCGAGGGTGATAGCACGGCTGTGACACAGATGCTGCCCGCTCTTTCCGGGAAAAAATGTGAATGGTCAAAAGGGCCAGAGCAGACTGCATTAGTGAGGGCCACTCTCACTGGTGCAACTACCTCAAGCAAGGCATAGAAGCACCAggaagggattaaaaaaaaaaaaaaaaaaaaaaaaaaatgtacagctCGCTAAAGCATGAGAAGTCACCTGCATCACCTCTCTGCAGCCGAAAGGCGCACCTATCCGCATGCTGAAGGTTGTGCGTTGATTATGTTCCttccagcttttgctttttttgcttgtcACCTTTTAGTCACAGGCTGAGGTGTTAGAGAGCAAGTAGAAAGTGTCACTGAATTCAGAAACTATTCTGCCTATGAAGACAGGAGGGACAAGTAAAGGGAGAGGGCACTTCAGAGGAAGAAGCAAATGATACTAAAAATCTAGATTTAAATAGCTCATCTCAAGAGATTAAAGCAGCTAGAACTAAAGAATTATGTGACTGAAAGCAATGAATACAGCAGACACCTAGAAAACGATGGAGGATTTTGAGGTCTTTGCTCTACAAGGAACTAACACCACCATGGTGCCATCTGTTACTTCCTACCCCATTGCTAGGACCAACAGTGGGAAACTGACTCCTGAGTCAGTGAGATGAGTTCAGATCTTCACATCCTCCTTATGATGAAAGGAGAGTTGAGATTTAGGTAAGGGCGCATATCTGAGCATACATCCATAACACAGTGCATACCATACAAGAAGACTCAGGGAAAAGTTGATGTTTTAGTCAATTAGTCTTTGGTGAAGCCCAATCAAGGCAAAACAAAGATGACACGCACTGGGTAAGAGTCCCCACTGAGTCACACCAGCAAACTCAGCAGAATGGGTTAAGATTTATCTAAAATCTTGGAAGCCTTGAAGGAAGAACTTCACGCTCAAactgaacaaggaaaaaaaaaacagatctgGGAAGGGGCAGCTGGGTGTGTGTATCCTATGCTGTAAACCAGAGTGCAGCACAGTGGCGCTGGGTTGAAGCCTCTAAGAGAGAAGCCAGGGGTGCCTGAGAcattctgctgctgtggctcGCTTCTCTGGGATCAGCTCCAACATCGGTAGTAAGAAGTCTGTGAATGCAGCTGCCTCATCCTGGGACCATTCGTATTTTTCCACCAAGACTTCGAAAAGGCCCCAGGGCTTCAGTTTAGTGATGTGCTTCAGATCACCTGAAAAGCAAGATAGATATGTTAACTGCAAGGCATGGCAGCAGAACAGTCAAATAACTGACAtaacagcaaacagcacagacTGAATTCAAAAAGCTATCCCAAATAGTTAAGCGTGAGGAAGATAAAATTGTGGGGCATGCTGAAGGAAAACTACACTAGAACTCTTGCCTCCTCCAGTCTGAAGAAATtacggttggactagatgaccttggaggtcttttccagtcctGGTAATTCTATGATAAACATGtacagcactgtttttcaatctGCTGCATTTGATCCACAACCAAGACGACAAGTAACAAGGCTCCGTGTATTTTTAGCAATCAGACAAGGATATTTTATATGTAGctgcagttttgtctttttttttttcctccagagaaAGCCTCTCATAAAGCAGAGAGACTTTAAAAGAGCCATCTTTGCTGGCATCTATTGTTAAGAGCTATTTTCAGCAAGGtacttttgtttatttgagTGTGgggcaaagggaaaacaaacaaacaaacaaacatttgcttcatttccttttacCTTTTTTGGTGAAAAACTCCTTGGAATACTTTCCTGCCAAAATGAGCTTGCGAGGTATTTTCCCCAGAAGTTCTATGATCAAAGCAATGTGATCTGcgttttttttccaaaagaaaagacagtATAACATATCCACAAAAGACATATTTCTGTATGTCACAGTTTCCTTCCCTGGAACATTACGGACAAAGACACAGTCTCTCTCAGAAACTACTTGGGCATCCACCCAAAATCAGATTACAACAGCGAAGACAAGAACTCAGAGTATGAGGATGAAGAGATGCAGGAATGATGAGTTAGAGAAGCAAGACAAGAGATTCTAGGGGTTAAAGGAATAGAGGATACCAGGAACAAGAATGTGAACTTCTACTGCACATGGTCAAGCGCAGCAGTCCCTTAACATCGATGATTTGGCTAAATGATTTTACATTGTTCCTAAGAGAAGGCTCTCATTCTGAAGAAGGATTTGTTGTATTCCATATCCTATTTCCAAAAAGACTTAGATAAGTGTACCTTCATCTCGTGAGTAGTCTTCTCCAGAATGAGGCTCAAACAGATAGTCTCCTGTTGCTAGTTCAAAGGCctaaaacagaaataagcaaaattaAATCACTTCAATGCACTTCACATGTTGCTAGAAGTACTGCAGGTTGATTCTACCTGCCTCTGCTCAccagaacaaaagcagacaaGAGAATAACCTGCACAATTCTAGTATGCTATTGCCATCTCAAGATGCACAATCGTTCCATAGTTTAAATGACAGCACGAAAAAACATCATAGGCATAGCTATGGGAAATATTGGAGATTTTCTAATGATTTCAAATATGCAGAGAACATATGAGATTAGAATACTGAGATATCTATGAAACAGTGCTGGATGCAGCAAGAAGGTCCTTTATACAAATTGAGAACTGCACAGTCCCCTTGCTCCTCAACAAAGCATGACATTAAGGTACAGTTCTATTTGAACTCTGCTAGCACTGTACAACAAAACCCTGACTTTCAAAGGTTGCTGGGTTTgtctggttgtttttgtttgtttgtttgttttgctagaCCTGGCTAGTGactcagcaggctgcagagtgCACAGAGCACACAAGTTTACCAGAACGCTTCACGGCAACAGCCTACAATCCCCTGGATGCCAGCACTCACCATACAAGCCGTGCTCCAGATGTCAGCAGGGGTGCTGTACCCCGACCCTATCAACACCTCCAAGGATCGGTACTGTCTTGTCTGGATGTCTTCAGTGAAGTGCTTGTGCTAAACAGAAGAAACGTTTTACTCACTGGGCAGAGATtgtttaaaggagaaaaatcaataaCCTGAAAGGCCAGAGCAGATCAAAGCTCGCTGCCATTAAATTTCACCTAAGCTGCAGATCTCTGTTGAGTTGTTCCTTATATTCCTACAAGTACCGTTTAACTGCTCTACATGAGACATTACTTTAGTAAGGCAGTCCAGCAACACAAAGAAGCCACAGAAGTAGAACAGGGAGAACTGTTTCAGAGTCTGCACCCTTTGTATCAGATCTATCAGCCACCATACAGCAGGTCAGCAACACAGACAGCCTTGCCAGACACTGCGAACCTGACTCAGAACAGAGTCTGaaacactttattttcctttaagatCTCAAGTATTTTGCCCCTTTAAAAGTCACATAAAACAGACATTTATTCCATTTTACATTTCAAACCTTTAAAAGCAGTATAGAACAATCATCAAAGAATAAAACTATTTATGAGTCTCTTTCATGTACTCATGAATTCAGTGAAATGGTTTGACAAGCTAATAAAGCACACAGCCAGACACAGTGCAGTTCTTTTCAACCttgcccagaggagctgtagACTCCCTCAGAAGTTTCACATACGCAGATTTCTACACACTGTATGTGACACTGTTCAAAGGCCTAATTAGAGTTAATCTAATGACCAAAGAGGCATCCAAAACATAGGCTGAAATCTTACATTAAAggatcatttctttctttggatCACCGGTCCTAGCTACTTTTTTTCAAGCAGTTTAAAATTATGACTGCTTTTCCAAGCAGGTACAAAAAGGATTCTGTTTTCATATATTCAGCCTTGGCACACCGCAAACGAATCAGCAGATTTAAAGAGTTGATGCGAGAAGTTTTTAAAACTTACCACCCAGCAGGCATTTCCTAGGTCAGCTATCTTCACCTTAAGCTTATCTGCATTCTTGGGCTCAAGAGGATTAAGAAGGAAATTCCCAGCAGTTGATTTTCCTAGAGGCATCATGTACAACAGCTGATTAAAGCTCTATGGACAGAATCGCCATCTGTCATCCAAATCCTATAAGCCCTCTCCCCACCCACATGAGATTTTTGCTTAAAGATCTGAGCTTTTCCCTCTCCGAAGCCAAAGTATAAAAATCAACTTCAGTCTGTGGTGCAAACAAGAAGAGACACCATTATTAAGGAGAAGGACAAGCAAAAATATGCAGGGAGGACTGTTTTCCAGTACAGACTTAAAAGTTTGCCTGTATCAATACATGACTTTTAAATAAGGGCACTGCCAGAAGTAACACAAGTCTTTAAGAGGTCCTCCTAAACCCTTGAAGGAAAGGAGTCCACATGCAGCAGCATCTTCTTGACAGTCATCAGTCACTGGAGTAACACAGACAGTTGCAGCAGCTGAAGtatatactggaaaaaaaacacctcactGAACCTGGTGGAGAGCAACAGTATTGGCTCACTAAATTACATCCAGCTGCAGATCGTGAATGCAAGATGGGGAGAGTTCTATGAAGTAAAGCTAGTAATCAAACAGGGCCATTCAACTACATGCAGCCAAAATGTCAGTATCTTAAGTTtcacttgctgctttttcacatAATTCTGTAGCAGTGCTCTGCCAAGGAAGTGCTACTGAGAAATTTAAGGGAATTACAAGTGTGAGCTTCTCCCTCCAATTCCAAGCAGATATTCTTGACCCGACCCTCACtcaaatatgcaaaaaaagaGATTCATCAGTTGATTCAATTTCTTAAAGTCATTCCATGTTGTTTATTGTTAACCGCAGCACATTACTGACTGTCAAATCTTTTCGTAAACCCACATGCCTTGTAgcttctcctccccccccttAAATCactttaaacaaaattattgaagcattttttccccccctgtATAACCTTTGTTTCAGACTTTCCAGTTCTGGGAAACTGTCCTCATCTCAAGTAACTGAGAGAAGTTAGTTCTGCTCATATTGTGGAGAACAGCTATCCAAAGACACCTAACTACCTAGCCTACAATGGAAGAGCCAGTGACAAGTAAACTTAAGTTCCTAACTATACTCAAAAATCACACAAGGAATACTTTTTCAAGGAAAGAGTGTTCCtatactgaaatacaaatgtatttttttagtgGAAGCATTTGTGGATTCAATAGCCAGAACTGAGCTACAGCCACAACTGGAAGGTACAAATGACAGTTTCAGAGTAAGACTGTCAGGTTAATTACTCCTGGCAGAAAAAGGTTCAAATAACTTGTTCTTATAACTTCAGCCTACAAAAAGGTGGTTTCTATCACTATGCTGATAGTGTTGTACCAGGTCTCCCACATCAAGGAGAAAGGAGCCCTTTCTCACGTGGCTCCTCTTGTACCTTTGTTGTCTGCTGGGCTATTATTCTCATTCTCGTCCTCTGATGGCATCTCTGTCCGGATGCTTTCTTGCAAATGGCTGATCTCCTGCTCGTTGAATGATTGCTCTTCGCTGGAAGTAGGCTGACACACCATGGAATCTTCTGAAACTAAGGGCACGAAAGAGTCCGACACCGCAGCCCGAGGCCCGTTCTCCAGGCCACCGTTACGCTGGCTGTAATGACAGCTGCGGAAGCTCTCCTGCGTGTGAGGGTGGTCGCCGCAGTCATTGGCGTTGTGAAGGTCATCCTCAAGTCGCACAGACCCTTGACTGCCAGAGTCTGGGAAGTCCGACATTCGTATCACACCGttgcaatttatttctgttacacATTTTTCTATGCTGCTTTCCATTAGAACAGACTGTTCATGTACGATGACTTCAGCTGGaagaatgagaaaggagaagagagcaGAATATTCTATAAAAAGAGCCAAAGCCGTTCGGCCTCAGAAATGCAGAGTTCTCAAAATGTACCTGAACACAATAATTAATTAACTCGATTTATAAAACTACATTGACTAGCCTCTTTAGACAGGTAGAATGTCACACAAACATGTTGAAGAGCCACCTCTCTTAAAGATGCCCAGTATGAGTGAAAGAACACTGCTACCCCAGCAATATTTTTGGTCCATACCTTTCTTTTTGTCCACATCTTCACAGGGTGGACTAACTTTCAGGAGCACTTTCAGAGGGCTCTGagcttcttcctcctcctcaggaTTTGCCTGCCCAGGGCTTGcttccttctccatttcctcTATCTCTTGCATTCGCTTCTCTAATAACTCCGCCTGAcgcttctgcttctttttcaacttctttttcttattcttcgACATTTTGTCAGCCTACAAAGCAGCAGTCACATTTCACTtagtatttcatatttcaatCTAACACAAGTCAAGTTTTAATGTATTCAACATCAGAGGAAGCAGTCTGGGATGAAAACTGCAGGGACAGTTCtcccagaagcaaagcagaCTCAAAGGTTTTTAGAGCAGTTGTCTTTTGTTCTTATCAGTACATTTCTGTCCTGGCCCTGCTATGAGGGACCCCAGACTGCACAGACAGCAGTCACCTTCACAACAGACCCCAAACCACCAATGAGATAATTGATGGTGAGATATTTGAGACAGAACTATGATATCTCTAAGACAGTACTGAATCTGATGATTACATTTATGACAAACAAATTACACTTTTCCTTTTGATCTTATAGTAAGTTTGCTCTCCTTTACTGCCAACCAGATTATGAAACAATGCAGTAGACGGATACTTACATATGAGCAATTACACTTACTGGTTTTGGCTGTGGTGCAGTACTCACTGAAATGGAAAGCGAGATTAGTAAATCAGTATGTTTCTATTCAAAAACTGCAACCAGATTCTTATCCTAAGATAAGCTTTTTCCTATGAGAACCTGTAACAACATTTTCTCTATGCAAgtaaagcaagaataaaaagagatgagaaaatcaTTAAATGAGCAAATATGTAATTAAAACCCCAGATTATAGACTTGCTTGACTGATATCAAAGACTTACAGTTCCTGTCATGCAGCTTCATTTACTGCATACATCATGCatcttactgaaaagaaaatgcaaaccaaaatattaaaataccatGGTTCCCTAACCTAGCCCAGCTAAGCCATGTTGCAATGGGCTCAGTGAAATgctgatgttttaaaattagGACTGATGGAGCTTTTCAGTATGTACTGCAGTAGTTCTTGGGAACTACCCACTGATACAGATGAATACTCTGTAGACCAACAACTGAAAATCTGCCCTCAGCTCTTTAGAAATGTCAGTAAGCGAAGGAAGTGATTTCTATTAAAAGCTCTCCGACTTCTTTGAACTAACAGCTTGAGAAGGTAAATCATTTTGTTGAGACCTTCCCAAAATGGACTTTATCAGCATGATGCAATAAAGGAAATACTTTGGCAGAAAATGCTAAGAGTACCTCCCCATATTCTTACTCCAGTAGTTCTGACAGCATTAACATGCAGCGCATTCTACACTAGACTGACTGTCCTATCACTTTACCTACACTCGATAAAAACAAAGCTACATTAAAAGCAGATCTCAGCATGGATGTATCCCTGCTCCGTTTTTTCTTATGCAAATGACTATGCTCCTAGGCACTTCCAGTTAAAATGGCTAACTTCATAATTTGCATTTGCCCTTTCAATAGTTACTTCCGTTATTGTTCCACTGTGCTTAGCGCAGAAGTTTTCTCTAGTGAAATCAGTTACATCttggggagggatggggaaatAGCACCAACTCTTATGAAAAAACACCTGCAGAGCCAGATGGTGGGGGGGCCCCAGATCTCTGCCATTCTGTTGCTTCTGCAGCCAGTCTGCGGATGTACTGGTCATTAACACACAGAAGAATGTTTTCAGGTTTAATATCTGTATGGATGATCCTACACTTCGTGTGCAAGTAATCCAGACCTTGTAGAACCTACAGACAGGAGAGAAGGAAACCGGCCActagaaaagcaaataattatAAACCAAAATTGAGTGAATTTGCAAAACCAGAATTCATAGCTGCCAACAATGGTCTGAACCTACTGAGGACGGCTGTCTTTCAGAATATTCCAGATTAGTGCTGATGTGACCAGTGTTAATTTCAGAGTTCTAGAACATACAGATTTGCATAAAGATTTTAATTATGAATTcaactttctctttttgctgtCATTATTTAACTTAGCACAGCTGAAAATCAAAATTTCAATGCCATACAAAAAACTCACGCTCTCCTCTGCCCTCCATTTCAGAGGTAGAAATAGGGAACCATGCAGGAGGAAGAACAGGTTTCACTTGCTAGTCCATCATTAAACACCACACTGTGACAATTTAAGAATTACTTGCATTTGTGAGGAACAATCAGGGTAAGAAgagattaaaagcaaaactggcaTTCCATCAGGGTTTGAGAGACAGAAAATATCTGTATCAGAAGATTTTTGCAGTAGAGAAAGTGAATATTAACCCAAAAACGACTTTGCTGCAAAAGAGACATACTACTgatttttaacttctgttttctcGTACCTGAAAAAGACCTTCCCAGCCCCCATCATCAGTAACTTCTCACTGGGTCACAGGGAACACTGCAGCCAGAACTGGAACATACCTGTTTGATGATCTTTTTGACACAAGGGAGCGGGAGCCCCTGATAATTTGACTTGATGATCCACTTCAGCAGATGATGCCCTAAAACTTCAAACACCATACAGATATCTAGAAGAGAGTCAAGAAAAAAGATGGAACTCCTGACCTAAGGAGCCCTACATTCTCAAGACTGAGAATTGAAATAAATCTACCAATCCTTTGTTTCTACACTGAAGAACCCTCATCCTTCTGACACAGTTGAGAGCAGCTGGCTTCCGTAACAGCACCACCCTATTACAGACATCAGTGCTGTCATCtaagatgtaaaataaaaagcaggagCTGGTTACAATAATGGTCTAAAGCAGCAGTAGCAATCTCCTGGCTGTGGGTGGAGGCCAGCTACACAAGCAACAGCACATTACTATTTCCTGCTAGTGTTGAAACAGCTTCAAGCTAACAATGTCAGCTTTGGAACAATTCATTTTCTTGCCTCAGGCAAAACCCAACACCAGAGCTCTGCACCAGTAATATCTGAAAACATAATCAGATCTCTATTTCATAAGTCACCTCCAAACAAGTTACCCTAAGTTACCAAAACCACCACCTCTTTACCTGCATAAGAAACTTTTTGCAATCCCAGGCTTCAATAACGTTTacattatttgccttttttctgtAAGATCTCAGGAGTCACACTACTCCTTTACAGTGTCAGGAAGCACGTGTGTGTTTcataaaagtgaaagaaatacaagatCAAGCCAGCATTTACTCAGAGCTAGGTTCTGGAAGGACGTTTGAGGAAATGCATTATGTAGGTACTCAGCTTTCTAAAAGCTTTAGAAACTTTATAACCTACAGCCTGATCCTTTCCATCAGCACAGTAACTCTCACTGATATAAAGTTCAAgatgctgcaaagcagaaacattCAAAAGCAAATCCAACTTTCAAACCGAAAGGATGCATTAGTACCACTTCCTACAAATAGCTGCCTATTAGAAGGTAACTCATGAAATTATAggatattttcaaaacaatacattttaaacCTCTTAACACTGTTGGTAAAGGCCAAGGTAAGATGTTTCCCTAGCTAGAAAATCACTTTATCAGGTTACAGACCACATACAtgcttgctgtttttaattattcaccTTGACATTTTGCAATGCTTTACTTAAATAAAAAGTTACCGCTAGGCTGCCTGCAAAATTGAAGAGTTGGGATAGATGGGAAAGGTATTTTGACCAGAAAGCCACTCAGACCTGCCTCACAAATGAGATGTGGCCACCCCCAGCTCTTATGTTAAAGGCATGACTAAGCCTCATCGTCTCCACAGCTGTGGCATATCACGTCAGGCTGAACGATTCTGGCTTTGCAGGCAACAGAAGCCCTCAGAGAGCAATGATTTCACAGCAGGTTTCCTCAGGCAGTGAAATGGAAGCCTAGGCCAGTCCCTGGCATGACAGCTACACAGGGAACTCACACCTCTATGCAAAGCTTTGACTTTCTTCTACAAAAGGATACGAGAACCATTAACTCCTGAAATCTTGAAGTCATCTAATAACTGAACAACTCTCTCTTTATTTGGATCATTTGGATCACTGTTGCGaacctgcagagaaaaaagaggGTCATCTTCGTTTGCCTTCAGGTGATAACCAGGCAAGAATACACTTTGCAGAGCACATCCATTGCACTAGGAAGCACCGCAAGATAATCCAGAAAGATCAAGAATGTGACTAACCTGAACTCCCAGAAGTGAGTTAAGTTGAGCCCCACTCTCACACTCACCGATTTTAGCAACTTGATTTCATCCAGTGCTGTTTCTGTGTAGTGCTCCGCACTCTTTACCACTTTCATTGCCACAAATCTCTTCCCTCTATGCACACATGGTAAGTAAATTGGAGACTGTTAGCGCTCCTAAGTTAGTCTCCAGAATTATCGTAAGTAGCTCTTGTATGCAAGAGAAATATATCAGcaaaaaaaaggctgaagcaCTCTTGCAAAGGAACACTTACTGGATGTCCCATGCCAGCCAGACAGTGGAGAAGTGGCCCCATCCGAGCTTCCGAATCACATGGTAGCGTCCATTAAAGAGATCTCCAATTTTCACAAGGTGATAACCACCTGAAAAAACAGTGGGAGGTTGGTATAATAAGGGATTGTACAAGTGCTAAAGAAA is part of the Lagopus muta isolate bLagMut1 chromosome 24, bLagMut1 primary, whole genome shotgun sequence genome and encodes:
- the SRPK1 gene encoding SRSF protein kinase 1 isoform X1; protein product: MLLAEAPPEPSALRPAARARGRCQQRGGAASPHSSATSGSGEEEEVGGAGGWRAQPLASRMLRPAPPGAAQGHGAARRRVGLPGLPALAAMERKVLALQARKKRTKAKKDKAQRKADPQHRGPAAHSENDLPEQEEEILGSDDDEQEDPNDYCKGGYHLVKIGDLFNGRYHVIRKLGWGHFSTVWLAWDIQGKRFVAMKVVKSAEHYTETALDEIKLLKSVRNSDPNDPNKERVVQLLDDFKISGVNGSHICMVFEVLGHHLLKWIIKSNYQGLPLPCVKKIIKQVLQGLDYLHTKCRIIHTDIKPENILLCVNDQYIRRLAAEATEWQRSGAPPPSGSAVSTAPQPKPADKMSKNKKKKLKKKQKRQAELLEKRMQEIEEMEKEASPGQANPEEEEEAQSPLKVLLKVSPPCEDVDKKKAEVIVHEQSVLMESSIEKCVTEINCNGVIRMSDFPDSGSQGSVRLEDDLHNANDCGDHPHTQESFRSCHYSQRNGGLENGPRAAVSDSFVPLVSEDSMVCQPTSSEEQSFNEQEISHLQESIRTEMPSEDENENNSPADNKGKSTAGNFLLNPLEPKNADKLKVKIADLGNACWVHKHFTEDIQTRQYRSLEVLIGSGYSTPADIWSTACMAFELATGDYLFEPHSGEDYSRDEDHIALIIELLGKIPRKLILAGKYSKEFFTKKGDLKHITKLKPWGLFEVLVEKYEWSQDEAAAFTDFLLPMLELIPEKRATAAECLRHPWLLS
- the SRPK1 gene encoding SRSF protein kinase 1 isoform X2, coding for MGVPAAQASISREVAACSAELVCWKQCRADPQHRGPAAHSENDLPEQEEEILGSDDDEQEDPNDYCKGGYHLVKIGDLFNGRYHVIRKLGWGHFSTVWLAWDIQGKRFVAMKVVKSAEHYTETALDEIKLLKSVRNSDPNDPNKERVVQLLDDFKISGVNGSHICMVFEVLGHHLLKWIIKSNYQGLPLPCVKKIIKQVLQGLDYLHTKCRIIHTDIKPENILLCVNDQYIRRLAAEATEWQRSGAPPPSGSAVSTAPQPKPADKMSKNKKKKLKKKQKRQAELLEKRMQEIEEMEKEASPGQANPEEEEEAQSPLKVLLKVSPPCEDVDKKKAEVIVHEQSVLMESSIEKCVTEINCNGVIRMSDFPDSGSQGSVRLEDDLHNANDCGDHPHTQESFRSCHYSQRNGGLENGPRAAVSDSFVPLVSEDSMVCQPTSSEEQSFNEQEISHLQESIRTEMPSEDENENNSPADNKGKSTAGNFLLNPLEPKNADKLKVKIADLGNACWVHKHFTEDIQTRQYRSLEVLIGSGYSTPADIWSTACMAFELATGDYLFEPHSGEDYSRDEDHIALIIELLGKIPRKLILAGKYSKEFFTKKGDLKHITKLKPWGLFEVLVEKYEWSQDEAAAFTDFLLPMLELIPEKRATAAECLRHPWLLS